The DNA window CAGTGAATAATCCGACGAAGCCTGCCAGCTTTGATGGTCGGCCAGCCGCTGAATCTGCCGAGTCTGACATGCTCCGTTCAGAAACCGACTGTGTGTATCGTTCCTGGGTGATAGTCGCCTCAGACTCGACAGAAAAGGCGATGCTGCTTCGAGCAGTGGCATTCTGGAGGGCCTTAATTCTAGCTCGcgcctcatcctcttcactGTTACTATCGTCGGTCAAAGATGGTAAAATCGCGGTTACCATGGTAGCCCTTAACAAAGTTAGCACTATTCGTCCATGACTCTTGGATGCGTCTGACTTACGCTGCGGATGCGCCGACGGCAAACAACACACGAGCCAGCAACAATTGGGGATACACATTCGTCGCCTGGACAAACAGAGCCAACGAAAGTCCGATTATCGCGTATCCAATAACAGCAACCCATCTTACACCCAGACGATCCGATACAAGACCCCATCCAGGACAAGCAACAAGTGCGACAAGCTCATCCGCAAAGCCGAGCGTTCCTACAACATCACCAACGCCTTCCTTCTGCCCAATCAAGTCGGTAATAACAAAGGAAATAGAGCTGTTAAGAAAGACAAGAAACGAGATGGAGAAGAGCGATATGCCGAGGAGGTATGTCAGTGCCTGAAGAGGCGTCGTTGACGGCGCAAATGGAAGATATCGTAACAGCATGATGGGGACGGGTTCTGATGTACTGTCTCAGTTCGgttcgattcgattcgatggAAGCAATGCAACAAGATAAAAGATGGTTTAGACGAGAGAAGAGTGCATCACATTGCAAGAGAGTCGAATGTTGACGTAGTGGTGCTAATAAGCGCGATGATTTGGATGCCAAACAATAATAGCACTAATAACCGGGGAAGCGAACTAATGtcaagctccagctccagctccagcttgaAGGAAGCTCGGATGTCGGGCCTAACATTTTGAGAAATGACGGGGCCATTACATAAGCGGGATGCATCATGTCTGCACCCAATATCGCCCTTGAAGGGAAGCAATCGCAAGTTGTTAAAGAAAATGTCTTGGAAATAATGAGATGTGTAGCCGGTAAAGATGTGCTAATCCACTTGAGTTATTGGGTTATCACCAAATAGTGTTGGAGTTGGTTACACCATCATCCACAATTTTTACAGTATCAACTTTATTTTACAGCAATCAACAAATGTTTATATTGACTTTTCGTCCTAGCTGAGTAAAGCAATCATAAATATCCATCGCTGTCCTCAAAACTTGCTGTGTGCTCTATCAATCCATCAACACAAGTGAACCCAGACTCCATTCCCTTGCCAGAACTCCATTAACCTATGACCTGTCCAATATCGAACAGATTGCTTGCAGTGAATTTACCATGCCCAGAGCACCTTGTGGTGAAGAGTCCTGGCGCCCAACCTCTCAAACTCAAAGGGGCTGATCCATGAGTCGTTGGTAGATAACTTGGCGAAAACGCTAGCTCCCTTCCAAGTGACTACTTGCTCGTCCATGTCTCTTGCGCTTCGACTGACAAGGATTCTGTCGCTGAGATCAGGTCGTCGGGCCTTGATCTTCTCCTCTAGCACGACTGTGAAGTGAGGAACCTTGGCACCACCACCAATAACCATGATACTTCCTAGCAGAtccttcaacttcttctcatcGTTCTTAGCGGCGTTCTGAATACTTGTGAGAATAGCAATATCGAGAGGGGCGACCGGTAGGACAGCGTCCTGCTCAATAGCGACAGATTTGGCGGTGCGGGCAGCGGCGTCAACAAACATGCCTGGTGGTGGTTGTGTTGTTCCAGGAGCAGGGGTTCCCCCGGTATGGGAACCATTGGGCGCTGGGCTGCCCCCGTTAACACCTTCTTTGTCCTTTGCGCCAAAGATGAATGGAGGGACTGGCGTGGTGGCCCCCTCTGGCGCAGGAGATCCAGCATGAGAACCCATGGGAGTTCCGTTAGCAGCACCCTCCTTTCCGAATAAGAAAGGACCCTTCTCCTTCATAGGCGTTGAAACATCGGGTTGTGACTGTGCAAATCCGTTGACGTTCGATGTTATCGACGGTTGAACGAGAGCAAGAATAGCCAGTTGAGCCGCAGAGGTAGGGTCATCAGGGATATCGACATCGTATGCGTTGTAAGATCGGTCAACCAGTTTACGTCGTCCCTTCAACTTGGCGCTGTTGTCGAAGATAGAGGGATCGTACACTCCCATTGGTGCCAGGATAACCTCGTCATATGTCTTGAACTGATATTTTCGTGTCGGCTCGTTGGGTGCGCGAACGTGGAATTGGTAGAGTTGCACAGAGATGTCTGCTTGTGACATCGTGCAGTGCTTAATCTTGAGCTCTTCAGCGAGAAGGAAGTCGTATCGTCGTCGCAAGTTCATATCCTGGTAGGGAAAGTTGTCGTAAAGCATCATCTTGAGGAAGGTATCAGTGATATCGTAACCTCCGTATTTGAGGTTGATTCTTGAGTCTTCCATGACAAGACCATCTTCCACACAGGTGACGGATGTCTTTTGAGCTCCAACATCGACAACGCAGGCTTGCGTGTATCCTGCACCAAACGTGGCAGCCATCCCTTCCTGAACGAAACACACGCGGGAGAATTCGAACCATGTCATGCAAGACCGTAGGATTTGTTCAACGTATTTCTTGTCGTATAAATCGGGAATGACGAAAACACAGCTGTACTGCTGCCACTCGCTATTCTTCTTCAATCCAAGATCGTGCCTCAATGCCTTGTCGAGGAGTGTTTCCAGGTCATCAAACATGTGCTCCTGGCTTGTGTACCCGTCTTCGTTCCACTGGCCATGCTGAATTGGCCACCAGAGCTTGAATTTGGGGTTAGAATCGTCAGGAACACGTTGAGCCTGGTGACCAATAAAGCACGAAGCCAAAGAGTCGGGATCTTCGAGTGATTCGATGTCGGTCCATTCAATCTCGAGCGGGTCGTTGTGCTTTTGAATGACCTCGGGTTCTGTGCGACGGTTGAAGGTCTGGACGAGTTCTTTCGAGTTAGGCAAGACCTTGCGCTTGTTGGCCCTCATATCGACCTTGAGGTCATTGCACTGCTTATTGTACTTCTTTGACCACTCTTCTCCGTATTGCTGATCGACGGTCTTAGCCTCGAACTGTCGTCGTGGTAGAGCCTCGTACATCTCGGATTCGGTCTGGGGAAACTTTGTCGCAAGGGTCATGGGGATCGTCTTGGGAAGCGCATCGCTCGCAAAACCTATACGAAGGTTCTGACTGCCGGGGTGAATCACAATGATCTTGGAGGGGTCTATGCCAGCTGATGGTGTTGCGGCGCCATCTTCGTCGGGTATATCTGCAACAGGAAGCGGTAGTTCGCCATTGGCGGTCTTGGATAAAACGCGGTCTCTATCACGGGCGTTTTGGACTAGTCGGTCGCGTGTGGCATCACTCTGGAGACGAAGGGCGAGAACCTGATCATCGCGCTTCATGTAATCACTATCGCAGCATCAGCAGGGGTCGTTTGCGCGTAAGAAGGGGTAGCCGTACGTATAATAGTTTTTCTGATTAATTGGTGTCACGTCCGGCCATGTTGTCAGCTTCATGCCATTATCAGTCCTCTCAAGACCTATAATAAACTTGTTAGCAAGCTGTCATGAGCGACAGCCCAGTTGCTCAGAAACAAGTAATGATGAACCATACCTTCCCGTAGGAGGACCCTTTCGCTGACTTTTCCAACCATGTTTGTGTTGGTCTTTTGTTTCCTAATTATGCGGAGTTGATGATGCGGCCGAGCAAGCTCACATTTATGATGAGAAAGTAAAGAAGCTTCTGCGCGCTCAAACTCAACTTCAAAAACACCAGGAGCGCATCTGATCCATTTACTGTCTTGATCGCGGCAGTGAATTGGGCTTAGCGCGAGACATCGGACTTTTAATAACCCGTACAGGGATCAAGCCACACAtgtctacctaggtaggtaggtagtactGAATGCAACACATGCATGTGTTGATAATGCATTTTTGGGGATATTTCCAAATGAGCTGCTCAGTTTTGTACTATACTACGTCAAGAGGTTATCTGAAATAGACCAGATATAGATTTCTTTGGGTTActtggaaaagaagaagctcaagctctTCAAGAGCCGGAGGTTATTACAACATGGACACAATCACTTGGTGTTTATTTGACTTACCTATCGAGGGAGGATGCTTATCCTCGTCATTTTGGATCGTCATCATTGGATGGGCAAATTCTAGTGACACCCTCTTTACTCGCACCTGTGTGTAAGGACGGCAATTACGCTGACTGCCTGAGTAGTCTCCTTGGTGTTAATCGAATCATGCATACAAACGGATATACTAAGTCAAGATAGGCTTCAAGTGTCAAAAGAGGCGGCTTATATAGGCTATCAGGTGCCATCAAGCTCTTACATACCAACCGTAACACACTCGTAACGGCACAATGTATTTCTTGTACGACAACACCAATTGCCAAAACCTGTCGTTTGATAGGGCTTGTGGAGTCCTGTCATCATCCTAGCAGTGCTATTAGCGTCACGTCTAAAACATACCCAACTTGGGTTGAACGCCGTGTAGTCCGGCTATCTTGACAAGGGTGTTCCATAAATACGGTAACATTCCACGCCGTTGCTGTAGACAATTCTGCTTCACGTTTGTGGTTTTCCCCTCATCCAGAAGATCGTTGATAGAGCTATCGACGCCAATATGGACGCCCATATGTCTGTTGCTGGCATGAACGCCTCATCGTCGGCTCCTTTCCAATCAGACTTGCTATCTAGATTTTCGCCGACTTCGATCTCTGGTCCAGTCCTCTTGggcctcttccttggctATGTTGCTCTTTGTTCTCTTCTTCGGTTCTCCCGCATAAACTCTCTTCTTTCCAAGTACGGGTACCACGATCGTGCTTCTTTAAGTCGAATGACAAACCAAGATGCATTCGAAATTGTCAAGACTATGGCAAACCTCGAGTTTCCACTTCTGTATGATCTTGCCACCCGGTTAGCGTTGTTTGAGGTATGTCCAACCAACTACCACTAAAGCTATGCAAGTTCTGTGTTAACGTGTCGAATAGACTTATGCTGTGCAAAACGTTGGCCATGTTCTCTATGGTGGCAGCGATCTAGCCATTACTGCGAAGGCCCCCAAGAGGTACAGTTGTCCGCATTCTGTCTCATAACTGCATACTTATACACTTTACAGATACGCAGACACTGAAGTCGTCTATCTCTGGTAagttcacccagcactactcaTCGCTTCGAGACTCACTGACATTCTCAGCTTTGCAAACTTTGCGCCTGAATCACCAACTCTTAGCAAGGCGATTGCGCGTACAAACTTCTTACACGCACCGTACATCAAGGCCGGCAAGATTAAGCAAGAGGATCTCCTCTACGTACTTTACGCCTCCTTCGCCGAACCCATTAGATTTCTTAACCAGTATGAGTGGCGAAGTCTTACCGACATGGAAGTGGCTGCTATTTCTACTTTGTGGAAGTACGTTGCTGATATGATGGATATCGACTACAAGACTATCCTCAATAAGACTGAGTGGACTGATGGCATTGAATTCCTCGAGGATGTGTCACTTTTCGCATCAGACTATGAAGACAAGTACCTGCGCCCCACGAAAGAGGTTCAAAAGCTCGGTGACGTCCTGATGGAGATGCTGTTGGATTCATATCCCAAGTTTGCTGCCCCAGTCGGATATCCAGCAGCTTGTGTCATGATGGGACCTAGGTTGAGACGAGCATTTGGGTATGTCTAGTCCTGTCCTCCTTCACTGACTTAAGCGTACTAACATGTGACAAGGTTCCCGGAGCCAGGTTTGGGCATCACTGTCCTGACTTACAGTCTCTTACTTGTTCGAAAGCTTGCTGTCCGGTTTTTCTGTCTTCCTCGTGCTTCTGGTGTTGAGTTTCTCTCTCAGCCAGACGAACAGACAGGTCGCATTACTACTCGCCATTATATGAAGGAGCCTTATTACGTGCCCGCTACATTCTGGCAGCGCTGGAACTTTGAGGCTTGTATTACTCGACTTTCTGGTGGACTAATTCCTGGTGATGGTGGCGTAAAGATGAAGCCCGAAGGGTTTCTCTTTGAGGATATCGGCCCCGAAAAGGTTGTTGGCAAGGGTATTGATGAGACCAATGCTTTTGAAGAGAAAGCGAAACAAAAGGCGTTTGCGGGCTGTCCTTACAAACCCGCACGAGCTTAGACAGGTAGTATGTATAGTTCTAAAGTTTGACTGAAGGGAGACTGGCGAGAGTATTCTGTCGTATCAATATGCACATTGCATGGTTAAGATAGACTTCTAGCGATATGATGACATTTCACCATAACATGCAGTGACACTGAACAATCTTATTAGAGTTAATTAATGTAAGCAATTGCAATTTGATTTGGAATATTGCCCTTCCCTCGAATCTCTATGTACCTAGTACATTCAAACAGTATTGTGCACTAATCACGGTTGGTATTGACCCGAATAAGTTATCTCGGTTTATGTATCCGTACGGAGTACCCAACCACAAAGCTGGTAGATAAACTTTTAGGGTTCGACTCCATTCAATACGAGCGAGCCTCTCTCGTGTTGCCTTGGAGTTTCAATCACCCGTCCGGTCTTTACACACAGACACACACAAAAGCTTCTCGTCACTGCCGTAGCAAGATACTACATTAAATGTATCAAATGTCCAAAACTCAAGTGTTACACGTAGAGCTTCAGGGTACCTGTCAAACCTGGTAACTCCTTACGTCACTGATGTGCGTTGCATCTGAATCATGAGCATACCGTTTGATCAAGAATTAATCCTCGCATTCCGCATTTGGAAATACCAAGTTGAAAGAGATGGAGCTGATGGAATCTGATCGACAGTTCCCCGCTGGCTGGCTGCAAGTAACCGCGTGCTAATGTACAACAGGCAGCCAGCAAGATCACATGACGTAGTTGGCAGCCATCGCCACGCTTCTTATTCAGACAACatctcattcattcattcattcaaagCCAATCCCCAATATTTGAACAAGCTTTAGCTGTActaaacaaaacaaaacaatctCAAACTCTCAAATCGTACGAAATTC is part of the Fusarium poae strain DAOMC 252244 chromosome 4, whole genome shotgun sequence genome and encodes:
- a CDS encoding hypothetical protein (TransMembrane:1 (o31-52i)), with protein sequence MDAHMSVAGMNASSSAPFQSDLLSRFSPTSISGPVLLGLFLGYVALCSLLRFSRINSLLSKYGYHDRASLSRMTNQDAFEIVKTMANLEFPLLYDLATRLALFETYAVQNVGHVLYGGSDLAITAKAPKRYADTEVVYLCFANFAPESPTLSKAIARTNFLHAPYIKAGKIKQEDLLYVLYASFAEPIRFLNQYEWRSLTDMEVAAISTLWKYVADMMDIDYKTILNKTEWTDGIEFLEDVSLFASDYEDKYLRPTKEVQKLGDVLMEMLLDSYPKFAAPVGYPAACVMMGPRLRRAFGFPEPGLGITVLTYSLLLVRKLAVRFFCLPRASGVEFLSQPDEQTGRITTRHYMKEPYYVPATFWQRWNFEACITRLSGGLIPGDGGVKMKPEGFLFEDIGPEKVVGKGIDETNAFEEKAKQKAFAGCPYKPARA
- a CDS encoding hypothetical protein (BUSCO:7434at5125), whose translation is MVGKVSERVLLREGLERTDNGMKLTTWPDVTPINQKNYYTDYMKRDDQVLALRLQSDATRDRLVQNARDRDRVLSKTANGELPLPVADIPDEDGAATPSAGIDPSKIIVIHPGSQNLRIGFASDALPKTIPMTLATKFPQTESEMYEALPRRQFEAKTVDQQYGEEWSKKYNKQCNDLKVDMRANKRKVLPNSKELVQTFNRRTEPEVIQKHNDPLEIEWTDIESLEDPDSLASCFIGHQAQRVPDDSNPKFKLWWPIQHGQWNEDGYTSQEHMFDDLETLLDKALRHDLGLKKNSEWQQYSCVFVIPDLYDKKYVEQILRSCMTWFEFSRVCFVQEGMAATFGAGYTQACVVDVGAQKTSVTCVEDGLVMEDSRINLKYGGYDITDTFLKMMLYDNFPYQDMNLRRRYDFLLAEELKIKHCTMSQADISVQLYQFHVRAPNEPTRKYQFKTYDEVILAPMGVYDPSIFDNSAKLKGRRKLVDRSYNAYDVDIPDDPTSAAQLAILALVQPSITSNVNGFAQSQPDVSTPMKEKGPFLFGKEGAANGTPMGSHAGSPAPEGATTPVPPFIFGAKDKEGVNGGSPAPNGSHTGGTPAPGTTQPPPGMFVDAAARTAKSVAIEQDAVLPVAPLDIAILTSIQNAAKNDEKKLKDLLGSIMVIGGGAKVPHFTVVLEEKIKARRPDLSDRILVSRSARDMDEQVVTWKGASVFAKLSTNDSWISPFEFERLGARTLHHKVLWAW